GGGCGAGGAGCTGATCGCCACGCCGTTCCTGCCCGGGCGGGAGTTCACGGTGAGCGTGATCGAAGACGGTGTGCTGCCGGTGGTCGAGATCGAGTACGCGGGACGGCTCTTCGACTACGAGACGAAGTCCCACCCGCAGACCGCGCGCTGCCACTGTCCCGTGGACCTTCCGTACGATCTCGACGAAGGCCTGCGTGAGCAGGCCATGCGCGCTCATCGCGCGCTGGGGCTGGGCGCGAAGGACTACTCAAGGGTCGACTTCCGCTGCGACGGCCGCGGCGTACCCCACTGCCTCGAGGTCAACGCCTGCCCCGGATTGCGCCCCCTCAGCGGTCTGGGCGCGGCAGCGGCCGGAGCGGGTTGGTCCTATCGGGAACTCGTCGGTCGGGTCGTCGCGTTGCGCGCGCCGGTGGGCGTTCCCGCGCTGGCCGGGTAGCGCAAGCGAGCGCGCCCGTTCTCGGCCTCGTTCCATGGCCCGCGGCATGCGGACGCCGGAGAGGCTGTGGGCCTCTCCGGCGTCCGCGGTGCGAGGGCGATGTGCTGCCCTCAATGGCCGAGCTTCTGCTTCAGGTTCTCCTTCACCTGCAGCTTGATGTTCTGCTTGTTCACCTGGCCGCCCGTGCCGGTGCCGTCGCCGCCGACGGCGGTGGCGTCGCCTGTGTTGACGGCGTCGGCGCTGGCGTTGCCGCCGCGGGCGTCGCCGGTCTTGATCTCGCACTTGCCCTTGCAGTTGCCGACGCCCGTGTCGGCGCTGCCGCCGGTGGCCTCGCCGCCGACCGTCGTGTTCTCGGCGTTGGCGTCGCCGCCGGTGCCGATGCCGTCGGCGCTGTCCTGGGGGAGCGTGATGGCCTGCTGCGGGGCGGCGGTGGGCGCGGCCATGGCGGTCGCGGGGAGGGCGATGCCACCACCGACCAGCGCCAGGGAAGCTCCGGCCAGAACGATACGACGGGTCGTGAAGAGCTCGAACATGGTAATTCTCCATTCGGTGTAAAAAGGGTTTGTATTCTGCCCCGCAGAAAGACCGGAGATGATGTTCCGGCCCTTTGTCCTCCGGGGATTTCCCCGGTGAGGGCGTACTTCAAATAAACCCTGTGGCGGTGTGTGCGTCACGCCACTCGAATACGTGGCTTGACGCCGGGATTCGATCTTGGTAGAAGCCTGTCCGGCGCGGGCCCGGCGGCCCGGGAACGCGCTGAGGCGCGTGCTAGCTTCCGATCATGGAACAGCGTGTCAGTCTGATCACCCTGGGTGTTGCCGACCTCGGCCGCTCCCGGGCGTTCTACGAGAGCCTGGGCTGGCGGGGGCAGGAGGTCGAAGAGACCGTCTTCTTCCAGGCGGGCGGCCTCGGGCTCGTCCTGTGGGGCCGCGACAAGCTCGCACGGGACTGTGGCCTCGACGGCGCTCACGGGACGGGCTTCGGCGGCATCGTCCTGGCCCACAACATGCGCTCCCCCAAGGACGTGGACGCGCTCCTCACGGCTGCACAGCAGGCCGGAGCCACCGTGACCAAGCCGGCCTGGACAACGGCCTACGGCGGCTACGCGGGGTGCTTCGCCGACCCCGACGGGTACCTGTGGGAGATCGCCCACAACCCGGGCTTCCCCCTGGCCGAGGACGGCTCGCTGACCATCCCCGACTTCGGTTCCCCGTAGCGACCGATCGCGGGTCCGGCCACCGCCTCGGGTGCGCGATCAGTGCAGGTCGGAAGAGCGAGCGGGGCTGTCGTCGAGGAAGCCGCCCGACTGGTGCTGCCACAGCCTCGCGTAGGCGCCCCCGGTGGCGAGCAGCTCCTGGTGCGTGCCCTGCTCGACGATGCGTCCGTGGTCGAGGACGACGAGCCGGTCCATGTGGGCCACCGTGCTCAGCCGGTGCGCCACCACGAGGGCGGTCCGCCCCTCCATGAGGCGCCACAACGCCTCCTGGACGAGGATCTCGCTCTCGGAGTCCAGGGCGCTGGTCGCCTCGTCGAGCAGCAGGATCGGAGCGTCCCGCAGGATCGCCCGGGCGAGCGCGACCCGCTGGCGCTGTCCGCCGGAGAGCTTGACGCCGCGCTCGCCGACCATGGTGTCGAGGCCCTCCGGCAGCGCGTCGGCGAACTCCGTGACGTGCGCCGCCTCGGCCGCACGGCGGATCTCGGCCTCGGTGGCGTCAGGCCGGGCGAAGGCGATGTTCTCCCGCAGGGTGCGGTGGAACATCGCCGGATCCTGCGGCACGTACGCCATCAGGCCGCGCAGGTCGCGCTGGCGCAGCCTGCTGATGTCCCGGCCCCCGATCAGGATCCGGCCCGCGTCGATGTCCGTCATCCGCAGCAGCAGCCGGGTGAGCGTGGTCTTGCCGCCGCCGGACCGGCCCACGAGCCCGAACTTGGCCCCGCCGGGCACGGCCAGGTCCAGTCCCTCGAAGAGCGGCCGCGCGCCCGCGTGGGCGAAGGTCACCTTCTCGAACCGCACGTCGGCGGCCCGGGTCGGCGCCGGCGCAGGCTCCGGCGACTGCGGGTCGAGTACCGTCGGCGGCGTCAGGAGCAGCGCCGTGAACTGCGAGGCCTCCGTCATCGAGCTCTCCAGGCGACGGTAGATCTGGTTGAACTCGAACATGATCCGCGTGGCGTTGGAGTAGTACGTGAACGCGACCACCACCGCCTCCACCCCGTGCCCGTCCCCGGCGATCGTGACGGCGAGCAGCAGGCCCAGCGCGTTGGTCACCACGGACATGGGCGCGACGAGGGTGTCGATGCGCAGATTGCCGTAGTCCCACGACCGCAGCATCAGCCCCCGCGAGCGCGCCACCCGGGACCGGTGCTCGGCGGCCTCGCGCTCCTCCGCGGCGAACGCGCGGACCGTGTCCATGTTCATCAGGCTGTCGGAGACGTGCCCCGACACCCGGGCCATCGCCTCCTCCCGCCGGTTGACGAGCGCCTGGCGGCGCCGGACGAGGGGCAGCACGCACACCCCCGTCACCGCGATCATGACCAGGAGCGCCACGACGAGCAGCGGTTCGTAGTGCCAGAGCACCACCGACCCGAACAGCAGCGGTACGAACCGGCCCACGACCGAGAAGGTCAGCGTGTCGACGAAGTCCTCGAAGCGGGAGGCGAAGCTCAGGACCCGCTTGGTCAGGGATCCGGCGAAGTTGTCGTGGAAGAACGCGGCGTCCTTCGCGAACAGCTCGTCCATGCCGATCACGTAGAGGCTCTCGATGCCGAGGGCGTCGAGGCGGTTCAGGCAGTGCAGGCCGAGGCGCCA
The Streptomyces sp. NBC_01296 DNA segment above includes these coding regions:
- a CDS encoding VOC family protein: MEQRVSLITLGVADLGRSRAFYESLGWRGQEVEETVFFQAGGLGLVLWGRDKLARDCGLDGAHGTGFGGIVLAHNMRSPKDVDALLTAAQQAGATVTKPAWTTAYGGYAGCFADPDGYLWEIAHNPGFPLAEDGSLTIPDFGSP
- a CDS encoding ABC transporter ATP-binding protein, translated to MESSASPAAPPRKGPVVLALRYYGRELRRLRRLTAPAMLLPALGNIGINYIAPLVVAKLVGRIADDAPAPALDSMLPYVLGFAGVLLLSEAAWRLGLHCLNRLDALGIESLYVIGMDELFAKDAAFFHDNFAGSLTKRVLSFASRFEDFVDTLTFSVVGRFVPLLFGSVVLWHYEPLLVVALLVMIAVTGVCVLPLVRRRQALVNRREEAMARVSGHVSDSLMNMDTVRAFAAEEREAAEHRSRVARSRGLMLRSWDYGNLRIDTLVAPMSVVTNALGLLLAVTIAGDGHGVEAVVVAFTYYSNATRIMFEFNQIYRRLESSMTEASQFTALLLTPPTVLDPQSPEPAPAPTRAADVRFEKVTFAHAGARPLFEGLDLAVPGGAKFGLVGRSGGGKTTLTRLLLRMTDIDAGRILIGGRDISRLRQRDLRGLMAYVPQDPAMFHRTLRENIAFARPDATEAEIRRAAEAAHVTEFADALPEGLDTMVGERGVKLSGGQRQRVALARAILRDAPILLLDEATSALDSESEILVQEALWRLMEGRTALVVAHRLSTVAHMDRLVVLDHGRIVEQGTHQELLATGGAYARLWQHQSGGFLDDSPARSSDLH